In one window of Kitasatospora sp. MMS16-BH015 DNA:
- a CDS encoding carboxymuconolactone decarboxylase family protein — MSAVTSEAAVASAHPRVYVDKQSPQAYRALLGTAEAVRTVAAEAGLDRRLVELVNLRVSQLNGCAFCLDAHTKAAVKAGETVQRLGVLAAWRDTEVFTPQERAALALAEATTHPADATAQESAYAVARATLTEDQISAVIWVAVTINAFNRVSILSKHPVRPAALPR, encoded by the coding sequence GTGAGTGCAGTGACCAGCGAGGCGGCAGTGGCCTCGGCGCACCCGCGGGTGTACGTCGACAAGCAGAGCCCGCAGGCGTACCGGGCGCTACTCGGGACGGCCGAGGCGGTCCGCACGGTGGCCGCCGAGGCGGGCCTCGACCGCCGGCTGGTGGAGCTGGTCAACCTGCGGGTCTCCCAGCTCAACGGCTGCGCCTTCTGCCTGGACGCCCACACCAAGGCCGCCGTGAAGGCCGGGGAGACCGTGCAGCGGCTCGGCGTGCTCGCGGCCTGGCGCGACACCGAGGTGTTCACCCCGCAGGAGCGGGCGGCCCTCGCCCTGGCCGAGGCCACCACCCACCCGGCGGACGCCACCGCCCAGGAGTCCGCCTACGCCGTGGCCCGGGCGACCCTGACGGAGGACCAGATCTCGGCCGTGATCTGGGTGGCCGTCACCATCAACGCCTTCAACCGGGTCTCCATCCTCAGCAAGCACCCGGTCCGGCCGGCCGCGCTGCCCCGCTGA